Genomic segment of Plasmodium brasilianum strain Bolivian I chromosome 8, whole genome shotgun sequence:
TATTATTAAATTGCATAGAATTAACAAagtttttgtaatttttattttcaaggCTGTTTTTTAAAGATTGTTCAATTACCTTTTTATCATAGTCATTAAATTTCAACCAATCAGAGCATATATCAATACCCTGAACATAGTTCTTGCCTAATTTCACCCCAGGTATTTTCATAATCTGCTCTACggataaattattttcatcaacAGACGACATATTCTTGATATAATCAGAGGTAGCATCCTTTCGCAAAGGTATTGAAGTGTTAGACGCATTTGCAACATTTGAAGTATCTGAAGACATAAGTAGGTTTCCCTCCTTTTTGTATAAGGACCTTGTGTCTTTCCTGGAATTTTTCTCATTTGAGTAGTTCAATGGTTTCATACTGTTTTGACTTACAGTTTGGTACACATTTTTCCCTCCATTTTGGTACACATTTTTGTCTACATTTTGGTAAGCCGATCTCGTGATTCCATTTTCATGTAAGGAAGCGCTTTTCAAAACACAGCTAGTACCCACCTTATCTGGTGTGATGTTATAGTTGAAGGTACTTGTTGGAATGTTTTTCGTGTGTAAAGATGttaacttatttttaaaaaggggGTAATCATTTGAATAAGTGAAAGCAGGTCTATTCATGAATGCATTATTGTTCATATGTACAGTTCTATTTTCCTTCTCAACTTGCTTTGTTTCGATAGAAGTGTTTAAACAATTTCTTTTGtcaatattatattgttCTATGTTATTACTTCTAATACTGTTACTCATATAGATGTTGTTGTTTCCTCTATTGTTGTTCAATGGATCATCCTTTTCTGCAGTTATAAAAAGCTTCTTATTTTCACTCGAATAAGACATTTGCTTTGAATTCATATCATGCATATACCATTCctcttcttttgtttttatatttgctattttgttcttattatcaaaaaatcTTGTAACTGATAAAGGATTATGTAAGgtactatttcttttttgaaaagggaaaaaaaattcaccattacatttattatactttacAAAATGTGAATTCGTCTTTTTCATGTTTACCATGCCTTGACAACTTCTGTTTACCATTACTGTGTCGTAATTTTTCCTATAATTAGTATCCAAATTCTCGACAttcatattatatgcatGCAACGTactgttgttgttgttatagttatcatcattattattatcatcattattattatcatcattattattatcatcattattattatcattattattattatcatcattattaatatcatcattattaatatcatcattattaatatcattatttattatcagGTTACGAGACATTTCGTTGTAATTTTTCGTGAAATTTTCATTGTTgctattcattattttatttacatttttcatagCATCCATGTGACTACTTAAAACTTGCACATTGCTATTTCGGTGATTAGTTATATTGTCTCCATTTTTCATATCTTGTACTCTTTTATTTGTAACACTTCTTATTGCACTTTTCCCactatatattcttttaattctatttatattatctgaattttttatactaCAAAGATAGTTACTCACTTTAGTTAATTTGCTTTCATTTCTGTCTCCCATATAATTTTCTGCATTTTTGTTACTTGATAATTTGatgtaattctttttatttgcatttttccCATACGAATCACTAgctccttttattttatttccattGACTTTATTAAAATGATCTGTTTCTTCACTCTCCTCGTAATCATTTGTATTTTCGCTTTGCTCCCCTTCAGCTACGCTATAATTGGCAGAAGTGCacttattttgaaaaatgttCAACTGCCCCATAAAATGCATAAGGTTACtaccttttttttcgttaCTAATATGATTTTTGCGTTTGTTTTTGACCTTGCCAACTCCATTACAATTGTCACTGTTATTCTTTTCGTTGCTTCTTCCAGTACCTGAGATATTACTTTCTCCCTTACAGCTGcctatatttttctctttttcattaGTAGTATCATTTGATAGGGAGACTCCTTCATTATCCACACTAGATCTAACAGATTTGCTATTCAATAGCGtgaaatttcttattttgcTAGTAACTATTTCAGTGAAACGGTTGTACACAGATTTTGTTACTCTTACTTTTGTATTTCCCTCATTCCCCTTCATATTTTCCTCGTTCCCATGAGTGTTCTTATTTCCTTTTgataaatttacataatttttggTCAATTTTGTAAAGTTGCTTTCAAACGTACTAGATTTAGAATTCAAACCGTTGCTAACTCCACCTTCATTTGCCATTTTTAGTAAGTTCACATTATTTGTAGGGTTAGAATACCTATTAGTAAATTTAGATCCTTTTGAATGCAAAAATATggtatttttatcatttgaaTTATTGAGATTTCTCTTAAAACCGGTATACACATTAGCATTTACCATCCTATTGTAACAACTGCTGTATCGCTTGTCATCAAAAGGAGTTTGTTTTCTAATATGACTTAAATTTGATATGCTTTTCATCTTACTCTTCTCATTACTCATTTTTCTCCTATTGGTTGTGCCCATATTGCTTTTGCTATCATTTAcgtcgtttttttttttttttttttcacaaaaatCGTTTCCATAGTTTTTGTTAGAAGTGGCACCGTTAGACAtgtttatttcgtttttttcgtttatttgttttatttgtttttttttgtttttttcgcTATTTTCGCTATTTTCGCTATTTTCACTGTTTTCTctattttcgttattttctctattttcgttattttctctattttcgctattttctctattttcgctattttctctattttcgtttttttcttGCATACTGGTTTTCAATTTTCCTACCAAATTTGCATCACCGCGATTTTCCAGCTGTCGTGCATTTGGATCtaccattttattttttatgtcttCCCTTAACATTTCGTCGGTACAttgatttaaattttttgaagttaaataatcattgttatttttttgttcactTGTAGAATTTATTCTCATAATTCCCGAGTTAGGGTGTATAAAAGAAGAGTCATATTTATTAAGGTCAAGTTGACTAGGATTGAGAACATTAATATTAGTACTGTAATTGTAAATACCACCAGAATGCTCTTTTGCGGTACCTACCTTTTTACTCATTTCGTCACTCCATAGataattatttgaatttacTTCTTTCGCGCAGTAAAGGTTATGAGTATTCTTCttagcatttttattttgataattATTATTCGTCACTTTATAATTTTCGCTAATATTAGACAAAATGGTTAAGGGTGTGTTTTCATAACTTTTGCTTTGGTACATGCCAAAGTTAGATGGATAATTAATACtgttatagttatatatattattattattattactactacatatgttattatatatattactgttTTTCATATTGCTCAGATTCGGCAATAACATGTACCCCTTTTTGGCAAATAAAGGATTCTGAATGCTGTGTTTGCTTGGCTGCTTTACATATAAACCTGGCTTGTTCAGGACGGCAGCTGTAACGTTGTTTATTGAACTAAACCtcttcatataattattatcgtGTTGCATGTTAACATTAGTActatatttcaaataattaatatttcctGTTGAAAATTCTCTATTTTTCTTAGTACTAATATGATCATGCCCATGTATTTTGCTACCTACATAATAACCTGGAGCGAatactttctttttatatttattctctTCAGAATTTTTAGTGAATTTATGTTCGATGTTTTTCTTAtcatcaatatttttaataacctTTTCAGTTTTCCTGCTTGTTACCAATTTTTGGATTTCTATTCCCGTTTTgtgttcattattttttatgttttctgtaatgtttttatttttcatatttttagttaactctatttttttcttattctcTAGCATACTATTAGAGTTACTTTCgctctttttattattacaggATTCGAATTTTTCGAactttgtaatttttttagccttctttacttttttatttttttcattatcattcgcctcctttttgttttcctCCTGTGAACTTTCATCTTGGGTTAATTCTGACTTTTCTTTTAACTTGTTCATTTGATCTACGTTTGTACTTATGGATCCATTTAACTTGATGTTTCGATGTAGATTGTTTCTCTTTGCATTAAAGCCTTGTGATGGTCGTCCTTGTAGTTCGTATTCTTcatctacatttttttcttctttttcatcaTCAGATTGTTTATCATCCTTGTCCTTAACACTACTACTGTAGTTGCTGCTACCCATATCATCGGAGACAACATCTTTCAAAAA
This window contains:
- a CDS encoding protein KIC8 — its product is MFLTSNKEDTTNEGIPNDTTSYHFSEKENNALMDTMNRDTKGVLSNFLFKDSNTSEKETQLKKLNKYFTKFSSNEQDMKEEKIKEQYNISTLDELDEKTSEYSKNYLNSFSENESKFVHENCNSNDVPEKTFIDYLDLDLNLGNKENIFQNNKTENYMTEFNNAMFLSNNDEDVKKHEYYMNNYKSDNLFSNSNNIYSKNSNHLSNQLNNTEFRIENEYVSDNIKVKENNNNDNKNNVLFEEEENVHVEIGHCSTDHVSNKGEQILAENCKDKNSQTGESEKNYEQIILKNEKEEKYEKEDKYEKEDKYEKEDKYEKEDKYEKEDKYEKEGKYKKEGKYEKEGKYKEEKFNENEELRKNNKTSKPILSNKSLEELNYSNKKSHYSSVFNETENLINISFISDVTKKRVYSELSYNLSNKDNNFEPSVIKTDMLNFETNKEEYNNSDNSAIHDNSGNTDNNDNDNDNDDDDDDDDEDHMSIMNRFDSKRNTYNTENIFGASGLEIKSSNSEFVSSSRNNSDEINEIDEIDEIFKKYKIEVSHLSKYFDINKNEKREQKLEGASGIEENGIKDDQHNSHSNRSSDSSNQSSGGTIRNRSSKSNLNCSRDRNTERDKRSNCNTLFGGDEMNKEQKYQHSNNSSENLLTQNKAEKKEKVSSLTLNCLDKFKEEPLKKIASENFSFEEESLNMEINETNYITEDVLTDILNVKEEKITFEIFKNCFSDLNYDIKLSSIQLLYDCIHEYSANDKMKPSGITDIGHFEKVHMTTGNKNSRSRRSSGRIGDIREDEEKKYITVSDIRSYIIERNAKNNNYYNEIIKMIVHFNNILLLMLNNNETEVKDKILFELLSLKFASIFNDILQLHDNFDNLIKHLNEIIKLILSDDSKNQNLKNIISNYLNDHKILIHKNDILSQMSSRLSGETNTSSFADNAEERGEVEELAVETVNGGAAIKGTAIEGMKKVKQRNKLQKEKHKNNATVEYNSSTNGKKHTIGTATAATVATTTINNSSCSSSSSSNHNVGIKKGKTSFMTSAEENSKKSMKNLNDTENNTRNLTKDIIMNEINHTIEFCPNNDLKYDPKCAKKKKIKTDTHFLKDVVSDDMGSSNYSSSVKDKDDKQSDDEKEEKNVDEEYELQGRPSQGFNAKRNNLHRNIKLNGSISTNVDQMNKLKEKSELTQDESSQEENKKEANDNEKNKKVKKAKKITKFEKFESCNNKKSESNSNSMLENKKKIELTKNMKNKNITENIKNNEHKTGIEIQKLVTSRKTEKVIKNIDDKKNIEHKFTKNSEENKYKKKVFAPGYYVGSKIHGHDHISTKKNREFSTGNINYLKYSTNVNMQHDNNYMKRFSSINNVTAAVLNKPGLYVKQPSKHSIQNPLFAKKGYMLLPNLSNMKNSNIYNNICSSNNNNNIYNYNSINYPSNFGMYQSKSYENTPLTILSNISENYKVTNNNYQNKNAKKNTHNLYCAKEVNSNNYLWSDEMSKKVGTAKEHSGGIYNYSTNINVLNPSQLDLNKYDSSFIHPNSGIMRINSTSEQKNNNDYLTSKNLNQCTDEMLREDIKNKMVDPNARQLENRGDANLVGKLKTSMQEKNENRENSENRENSENRENNENRENNENRENSENSENSENSEKNKKKQIKQINEKNEINMSNGATSNKNYGNDFCEKKKKKNDVNDSKSNMGTTNRRKMSNEKSKMKSISNLSHIRKQTPFDDKRYSSCYNRMVNANVYTGFKRNLNNSNDKNTIFLHSKGSKFTNRYSNPTNNVNLLKMANEGGVSNGLNSKSSTFESNFTKLTKNYVNLSKGNKNTHGNEENMKGNEGNTKVRVTKSVYNRFTEIVTSKIRNFTLLNSKSVRSSVDNEGVSLSNDTTNEKEKNIGSCKGESNISGTGRSNEKNNSDNCNGVGKVKNKRKNHISNEKKGSNLMHFMGQLNIFQNKCTSANYSVAEGEQSENTNDYEESEETDHFNKVNGNKIKGASDSYGKNANKKNYIKLSSNKNAENYMGDRNESKLTKVSNYLCSIKNSDNINRIKRIYSGKSAIRSVTNKRVQDMKNGDNITNHRNSNVQVLSSHMDAMKNVNKIMNSNNENFTKNYNEMSRNLIINNDINNDDINNDDINNDDNNNNDNNNDDNNNDDNNNDDNNNDDNYNNNNSTLHAYNMNVENLDTNYRKNYDTVMVNRSCQGMVNMKKTNSHFVKYNKCNGEFFFPFQKRNSTLHNPLSVTRFFDNKNKIANIKTKEEEWYMHDMNSKQMSYSSENKKLFITAEKDDPLNNNRGNNNIYMSNSIRSNNIEQYNIDKRNCLNTSIETKQVEKENRTVHMNNNAFMNRPAFTYSNDYPLFKNKLTSLHTKNIPTSTFNYNITPDKVGTSCVLKSASLHENGITRSAYQNVDKNVYQNGGKNVYQTVSQNSMKPLNYSNEKNSRKDTRSLYKKEGNLLMSSDTSNVANASNTSIPLRKDATSDYIKNMSSVDENNLSVEQIMKIPGVKLGKNYVQGIDICSDWLKFNDYDKKVIEQSLKNSLENKNYKNFVNSMQFNNTFYSHIK